In one window of Fimbriimonadia bacterium DNA:
- a CDS encoding PAS domain S-box protein, giving the protein MSGSTGKSKAPAARDAEWLRQIVDENLAGIYRTSLDGRILYCNDSFARMLGYASSEEMKEVNAADLYPSERARNSFLKTLRTRGSLQNFELTLRRKDGQKVTVLENVSLVYDSGNEGEIIQGTSVDITALKAVESELRKSEEQHRSLAERLRDLAQHLQKVREEERTRIARELHDELGQALTALKLDLHWLAERTPDADLGTARIRSMLGLVDQTITSVRQLCSYLRPAILDDLGLGAAIGWIAQDVERRTGIRCRATMSGETPELPVHVATAAFRILQESLTNVVRHANATEVEIALSTRGGRLIMEVRDNGTGFSEGRRRTGVFGVAGMQERALELGGKLRVISRRGVGTRVRLTVPLAEGTAQ; this is encoded by the coding sequence ATGAGCGGTAGCACGGGCAAGAGTAAGGCGCCAGCGGCAAGGGATGCCGAGTGGCTTCGGCAGATCGTGGACGAGAACCTAGCGGGGATTTACCGGACGTCGCTGGACGGCCGCATTCTCTACTGCAACGACTCCTTTGCTCGGATGCTCGGCTACGCTTCGTCCGAGGAGATGAAGGAGGTGAATGCCGCCGACCTCTACCCGAGCGAGCGTGCACGTAACTCGTTTCTGAAAACGCTGCGCACACGCGGATCGCTGCAGAACTTCGAGCTGACCCTTCGACGCAAAGACGGGCAGAAGGTCACGGTTCTAGAGAATGTTAGCTTGGTGTACGACTCGGGCAACGAGGGTGAGATCATCCAAGGAACGTCCGTAGACATCACCGCGTTGAAAGCGGTCGAGTCGGAGCTGCGCAAGAGCGAGGAGCAGCATCGTTCGCTTGCGGAACGTCTTCGTGATTTGGCTCAGCACCTCCAGAAAGTGCGCGAGGAAGAGAGAACCCGAATCGCTCGCGAGCTACACGATGAGTTGGGACAGGCGCTCACGGCCCTAAAGCTGGACCTTCACTGGCTTGCGGAGCGCACGCCGGATGCCGATCTCGGCACAGCACGGATCCGGTCCATGCTAGGGCTCGTCGATCAGACGATCACGTCAGTTCGGCAGCTCTGCTCCTACCTCCGCCCGGCCATCCTAGATGACCTCGGCCTGGGAGCCGCGATCGGATGGATCGCACAAGACGTCGAACGACGGACGGGCATCAGGTGCCGGGCGACAATGTCCGGCGAAACGCCGGAGTTGCCTGTACACGTCGCGACTGCGGCATTCCGCATCCTCCAGGAGAGCCTCACGAACGTTGTGCGGCACGCCAATGCGACGGAGGTGGAAATCGCATTGAGCACTCGGGGAGGCCGGCTTATTATGGAGGTGCGGGACAACGGGACGGGTTTTTCCGAGGGGCGACGGCGAACCGGTGTATTTGGTGTGGCCGGGATGCAGGAGCGGGCCCTGGAACTGGGTGGCAAGCTACGCGTGATATCGCGTCGGGGTGTGGGAACGCGCGTTAGGCTGACGGTTCCTCTAGCTGAGGGAACGGCGCAATGA
- a CDS encoding patatin-like phospholipase family protein: MASRLAPRHFERCRVYTYRVDMLALRETGFTLALGGGGALGFAHIGVLREMEARDLKPRAVAGTSMGAIVAATWALLGPDALNDIPRLASESAFWLAVLSRGWTVRRQLRRVFGEATLGDCHVPVVVCAAPVNDPSQPLYLDDPKLSVWQALAASCSLPLAFSPVRVGGQRLMDGGSADNLPCAALRRFGLPVMGIELGFLHGALRDDREPRRRWIKMLARRGLCARYRDLGDFLLQPKLGGLTPQSFGAADRIVKAGVECVSEASGRGP; encoded by the coding sequence GTGGCGAGTCGCCTTGCTCCGCGGCACTTCGAACGCTGCAGGGTGTATACATACCGCGTGGATATGCTGGCTTTGCGCGAGACGGGATTCACTCTCGCGCTTGGTGGCGGTGGGGCGTTGGGGTTTGCGCATATCGGCGTGCTGCGTGAGATGGAGGCTCGGGATCTGAAGCCCCGAGCGGTCGCGGGCACCAGTATGGGTGCCATCGTTGCTGCAACGTGGGCGTTGCTCGGGCCCGACGCGCTGAACGACATCCCCCGCCTTGCGTCCGAATCCGCGTTCTGGCTCGCCGTGCTGAGCAGGGGCTGGACCGTGCGGAGGCAGCTCCGACGGGTGTTCGGCGAAGCCACTCTCGGTGATTGCCACGTGCCGGTGGTCGTGTGCGCCGCACCCGTGAACGATCCCTCGCAACCGCTGTATCTCGATGACCCAAAACTGTCTGTATGGCAAGCGCTCGCCGCTTCGTGTTCGCTTCCTCTTGCGTTCTCGCCCGTGCGAGTCGGTGGGCAGAGGCTGATGGATGGCGGCAGCGCGGACAACCTGCCCTGCGCGGCGCTGCGCCGCTTCGGGCTGCCCGTCATGGGCATCGAGCTGGGGTTCCTACACGGGGCGCTGCGGGACGATAGGGAGCCGCGGAGACGCTGGATCAAGATGCTTGCCAGGCGAGGGCTCTGTGCCAGGTACCGCGACCTGGGGGATTTCCTTCTGCAGCCGAAACTGGGCGGCCTTACGCCGCAGAGCTTCGGAGCGGCAGACAGGATAGTGAAAGCGGGGGTAGAGTGCGTGAGTGAGGCGTCGGGGAGGGGGCCTTAA
- the purF gene encoding amidophosphoribosyltransferase yields MYSRASDAARLAFFGLFNLQHRGQESAGIAASDGRTIRMFKGMGLVTQVFNEETLAGLKGHIAVGHTRYSTTGSSVVQNAQPIFCASRVGSIAVVHNGNLINAHSLRLELQAKGIEFDSTSDSEVIAKLIMHSDEQSIGRAVIRTVERLEGAFSLVILTPTQLIGVRDPNGIRPLSIGKTEGDWVLASESCAFGPVRAKLVRDVRPGEVIVISENGLRSVRSGMPSRDRLCVFEAIYFARPDSVMGGHLLHRARQRMGARLAEEHPAEADMVVPVPDTGVPAAIGFSRQSGIPFQEALIKSRYIHRTFIEPEQRMRAMGVRLKLNPLVEYIEGKRIVLVDDSIVRGTTTGQIVRLVREAGAAEVHLRITAPPIRHPCYYGIDMATHKELIAANHTVDEICAKLGADTLGYLSVEGLIDAVGDGPGLHCTACFTGDYPVPIPREKLVAKDMFEKVREDRRTLVQAAREG; encoded by the coding sequence ATGTACTCCCGCGCATCCGACGCAGCCCGCCTCGCCTTCTTCGGCCTGTTCAACCTGCAGCATCGAGGGCAAGAGAGTGCCGGCATCGCAGCATCCGATGGCCGCACGATCCGTATGTTCAAGGGTATGGGGCTGGTCACGCAGGTTTTCAACGAGGAGACCCTCGCAGGCCTCAAGGGGCACATCGCCGTCGGGCATACCCGCTATTCGACCACCGGCTCCAGCGTAGTGCAGAACGCCCAGCCCATCTTCTGCGCGAGTAGAGTCGGCTCCATCGCCGTGGTGCACAACGGCAACCTGATCAACGCCCATTCCCTGCGCCTCGAGCTCCAGGCCAAAGGCATCGAGTTCGACTCGACCAGCGACAGCGAGGTAATCGCAAAACTGATCATGCACTCGGACGAGCAGAGCATCGGACGTGCGGTCATTCGAACCGTCGAGCGACTCGAGGGCGCCTTCTCGCTCGTCATCCTCACGCCGACGCAGCTCATTGGCGTGCGCGACCCGAACGGCATCCGGCCGCTGTCCATAGGCAAGACGGAGGGCGACTGGGTGCTCGCTTCAGAATCGTGCGCGTTCGGCCCCGTGCGCGCTAAGCTGGTACGCGACGTGCGCCCTGGCGAAGTTATCGTCATCAGCGAAAACGGCCTGCGCAGCGTGCGGAGCGGCATGCCTAGTCGAGACCGGCTATGCGTGTTCGAGGCCATCTACTTCGCTCGGCCCGACAGCGTGATGGGGGGGCACCTCCTCCACCGAGCAAGGCAGCGGATGGGAGCGCGTTTGGCCGAGGAACACCCCGCCGAGGCCGACATGGTAGTGCCAGTGCCCGACACCGGGGTCCCTGCTGCCATCGGCTTCAGCAGGCAGTCGGGCATCCCGTTCCAGGAGGCCCTCATCAAGAGCCGTTACATCCACCGCACGTTCATCGAACCGGAGCAGCGGATGCGTGCGATGGGCGTTCGCCTAAAGCTGAACCCGCTGGTCGAGTACATAGAAGGCAAACGCATCGTGCTGGTGGACGACAGCATCGTGAGGGGTACGACGACGGGACAAATCGTGCGCCTGGTGCGCGAAGCGGGTGCCGCCGAAGTGCACCTGCGCATCACCGCTCCACCCATCCGCCACCCCTGCTACTACGGGATTGACATGGCCACGCATAAGGAGTTGATCGCCGCCAACCATACCGTCGACGAGATTTGTGCAAAGCTAGGCGCAGACACGTTGGGCTACCTCAGCGTCGAGGGGCTGATAGATGCGGTGGGAGACGGGCCTGGCCTGCACTGCACCGCCTGCTTTACTGGCGATTACCCCGTACCCATCCCGCGCGAGAAGCTGGTGGCAAAGGATATGTTCGAGAAGGTTCGCGAGGATCGGCGAACGCTCGTGCAGGCCGCACGAGAGGGCTGA
- a CDS encoding phosphoribosylformylglycinamidine cyclo-ligase: MDKVRDYAAAGVDISRAQESLALAKDLIRSTHTPNVLSDVGEFGGMYLASFPGIEEPVLVASIDGVGTKTSLAVTPQHFEGIGADIVNHCVNDILAQGARPLFFLDYFGASKIEPQAFQCVLKGVAAACKAVGCALLGGETAEMPDVYSGGAFELAGCIVGVVSKAARLPRPDVRPGDALIALGSTGLHTNGYTLARRVLFETLALSPDEPHSALGVTPRQALLATHRCYLASVSPLLGHAGPVKGIAHITGGGLVDNVPRMLPAGFAAYVDRSTWKEPALFGLIRTGGVSDSEMLHVFNLGVGLVMVVERAESDSVLATLRAAGDEAWQIGEVVSGECEVRFGPGPP, encoded by the coding sequence TTGGACAAGGTAAGAGACTATGCCGCCGCCGGAGTGGACATTTCCCGCGCACAAGAAAGCCTTGCTCTGGCCAAAGACCTGATCCGCAGCACGCATACCCCGAACGTGCTCTCCGATGTTGGGGAGTTCGGCGGCATGTACCTCGCGAGCTTTCCAGGCATCGAAGAGCCCGTCCTCGTGGCCAGCATCGATGGGGTCGGCACGAAGACAAGTTTGGCGGTCACCCCGCAGCACTTCGAGGGGATCGGCGCGGACATCGTGAATCACTGCGTCAACGACATTCTTGCACAGGGTGCACGACCGCTTTTCTTCTTGGACTACTTCGGCGCCTCCAAGATCGAGCCGCAAGCGTTCCAATGTGTGCTGAAGGGCGTTGCGGCGGCGTGCAAGGCCGTGGGCTGCGCGTTACTCGGGGGAGAGACGGCGGAGATGCCGGACGTGTACTCCGGCGGGGCGTTCGAGCTGGCGGGATGCATCGTAGGTGTGGTATCTAAGGCAGCACGGCTTCCGAGGCCCGACGTCCGGCCGGGGGACGCTCTGATAGCGCTCGGCAGCACCGGACTTCACACGAATGGCTACACACTCGCCCGACGCGTGCTGTTCGAGACCCTCGCGCTTTCGCCCGACGAGCCGCATTCCGCGCTCGGCGTCACGCCCAGACAGGCCCTGCTCGCCACCCATCGCTGCTATCTCGCATCGGTGTCTCCCCTGCTCGGACATGCAGGACCGGTGAAAGGCATCGCACACATTACCGGTGGCGGGCTGGTGGACAATGTGCCCCGCATGCTGCCCGCCGGCTTCGCAGCATACGTAGATCGCAGCACCTGGAAGGAACCGGCCCTGTTCGGCCTGATCCGCACAGGCGGTGTGAGCGACAGCGAAATGCTCCACGTGTTCAACCTTGGTGTGGGTTTGGTCATGGTTGTCGAGCGTGCCGAGAGCGACTCGGTCCTGGCAACTCTGCGTGCTGCAGGCGACGAAGCCTGGCAGATCGGCGAGGTTGTGTCGGGAGAGTGCGAGGTTCGCTTCGGCCCCGGCCCCCCCTGA
- a CDS encoding diguanylate cyclase, whose amino-acid sequence MRGLLFFAVLAALICQFLVLRQFGAAQMQREAKLEAEHSFRQAQRGMSISLRAVEDLALDAAIRPSLFAAVRAGDGDWLTKNLLTLPWRVEPTVMLVHSPSAGMTWSHGPLSEEALRNPLRLPGVERALEGAHSSGFFRLNGRLAAVSAAPIRPASQDLPAVGVIFIARYVDQEMLEVVSDVTGYSMALLSGGHYVASGPQSDKLKPSQLELWRDRQGVENCSQCPAGSYVAFGPILDSEGNRVGTLAVLRLSSGFALFSAFGRLVTVASLFLSVLLAAVIGIRIGAMVNRPLMASADTARSVAEGNLSARMETNGTGDAFDVFAQSFNAMADELSAAFTELEDQKAEISAQLDTFQALNEEMADYSVEVQTLSEQLQWQNSQLETLNERLRQMAHTDGLTGLINHRSFHDKLAEAFGIATRHGTPLSLVMIDVDHFKQFNDRHGHPGGDEALREVAALLKRLARETDTCARYGGEEFAVILPHTDIQGAVAFAERAREAAHKLKLFGTPITISLGVASLGPGIKTPGDLVAQADAALYDAKRSGRDRVCLATTHDRLSA is encoded by the coding sequence GTGAGAGGGCTCCTGTTCTTTGCCGTGCTCGCGGCGCTCATCTGCCAGTTCCTCGTGTTGCGGCAGTTCGGAGCTGCTCAAATGCAGCGCGAGGCAAAACTCGAGGCAGAACACAGCTTCAGGCAGGCGCAGCGCGGCATGTCTATCAGCCTCCGAGCAGTCGAGGACCTCGCCCTCGATGCAGCTATACGGCCGAGCCTGTTCGCAGCTGTCCGAGCAGGGGATGGCGACTGGCTCACCAAGAACCTGCTGACGCTGCCCTGGCGAGTCGAGCCGACGGTTATGCTCGTGCACTCGCCGTCTGCCGGGATGACGTGGTCGCACGGTCCACTGTCCGAGGAGGCACTGCGGAACCCGCTACGACTACCCGGAGTGGAGCGCGCTCTCGAGGGAGCCCATTCCTCCGGGTTCTTCCGATTGAACGGCAGGCTCGCAGCGGTCAGTGCGGCTCCCATCCGACCCGCTAGCCAGGACTTACCTGCTGTCGGCGTCATCTTCATCGCACGGTATGTGGACCAGGAGATGCTGGAGGTCGTCTCTGATGTCACCGGCTACTCCATGGCTCTGCTCTCGGGCGGGCACTACGTGGCGTCCGGTCCGCAGTCCGACAAACTCAAGCCGAGCCAACTGGAGTTGTGGCGCGATCGGCAAGGTGTCGAGAATTGTTCGCAGTGTCCAGCAGGCTCGTACGTAGCCTTCGGTCCGATTCTGGACTCCGAAGGAAACCGGGTTGGCACGCTCGCCGTGCTTCGGCTGTCCTCCGGCTTCGCCCTGTTCTCAGCGTTCGGAAGACTTGTCACCGTTGCATCGCTTTTTCTGTCCGTGCTCCTTGCAGCCGTCATCGGCATCCGCATCGGGGCGATGGTGAATCGACCGCTGATGGCCAGCGCCGACACCGCGCGCAGCGTAGCCGAAGGGAATCTCTCTGCCAGGATGGAGACGAACGGTACGGGAGACGCCTTCGACGTGTTCGCGCAGAGCTTCAATGCGATGGCAGACGAACTCTCCGCCGCCTTCACCGAGTTGGAAGACCAGAAGGCAGAGATCTCTGCACAGCTCGACACCTTCCAGGCGCTCAACGAGGAGATGGCGGACTACAGCGTCGAAGTGCAGACGCTGAGCGAGCAACTGCAATGGCAGAACTCCCAGCTAGAGACACTGAACGAGCGCCTGCGGCAGATGGCCCACACCGATGGGCTCACCGGCCTCATCAACCATCGCAGCTTTCACGACAAGCTCGCGGAAGCATTCGGCATTGCCACACGCCACGGCACCCCCCTAAGCCTCGTGATGATAGACGTGGACCACTTCAAGCAGTTCAACGACCGTCACGGGCATCCGGGCGGCGACGAGGCTCTCCGCGAGGTGGCGGCACTGCTTAAGAGACTCGCGCGAGAAACGGACACTTGCGCACGATACGGAGGCGAGGAGTTCGCGGTCATCCTACCGCACACCGATATCCAAGGCGCAGTCGCCTTCGCCGAGCGAGCACGCGAGGCAGCACACAAGCTAAAACTGTTCGGAACTCCAATCACCATCAGCCTAGGAGTAGCGAGCCTCGGGCCCGGCATCAAGACCCCCGGCGACCTGGTTGCTCAGGCCGACGCGGCGCTCTACGATGCCAAGCGCTCCGGCCGCGACAGGGTGTGCCTCGCCACCACGCACGACCGGCTCTCGGCATGA
- a CDS encoding prepilin-type N-terminal cleavage/methylation domain-containing protein, giving the protein MNKAKSFATRAFTLIELLVVIAIIAILAGILFPVFARARESSQNTVCSTHMRQVGLSITLYYGDYNETLPITWTWTQGWCDKNASWKQLCKHYQKEDNLYKCPLYSGPRVDCTDYFVNPQVRWTGEYGVNNWAYIDSFTSADPNGGDYYRKRSAKVIGMGAPAETIIVSENGDGDWISEPEDLQCKDPVTGFTMHTVDPGIIKFRHVGKRSATVAFVDGHMKMLTRDQIHARNCHYWWRHKKE; this is encoded by the coding sequence ATGAACAAAGCGAAGTCCTTCGCAACCCGAGCGTTCACGCTGATCGAGTTGCTCGTCGTCATCGCCATCATCGCAATCCTTGCAGGGATCCTGTTCCCCGTGTTTGCGCGGGCCCGAGAGTCGAGCCAGAACACCGTCTGCAGCACCCACATGCGCCAAGTCGGCCTCTCGATCACGCTGTACTACGGCGACTACAACGAGACATTGCCAATCACCTGGACCTGGACCCAAGGCTGGTGCGATAAAAACGCCAGTTGGAAGCAGCTGTGCAAGCACTATCAGAAGGAAGACAACCTCTACAAGTGTCCCCTTTACTCGGGACCAAGAGTGGACTGCACCGACTACTTCGTCAACCCGCAGGTCCGTTGGACGGGCGAGTACGGCGTAAACAACTGGGCGTACATAGACAGCTTTACCAGCGCCGACCCCAACGGAGGCGACTATTACCGGAAGCGCTCGGCGAAGGTAATCGGCATGGGCGCGCCCGCCGAGACCATCATCGTGAGCGAGAACGGCGACGGCGACTGGATATCCGAGCCCGAGGACCTGCAGTGCAAGGACCCGGTGACCGGATTCACCATGCATACGGTGGACCCCGGCATCATCAAGTTTCGGCATGTCGGAAAGCGCTCGGCCACGGTTGCCTTCGTAGATGGGCACATGAAAATGCTGACCCGCGACCAGATCCACGCCCGCAACTGCCACTATTGGTGGCGGCACAAGAAGGAGTAG
- a CDS encoding PEP-CTERM sorting domain-containing protein, with translation MKGLKTYRLTAAAVVFACVSSVPAADLYMSWTCTLDGSLGQGAFGQFSGSTVIGGNTIHDIYGDFFFPNGVVGNGTGIAVGTITITCDVVAPEGVFIHDVSIFDIGQIVPGVHATTPWYAWTELILDITDPNNPVTLISDSGVEYSLPQQRYYQFTPTRFLRIKEVYTLDGVTYTDDFGNTVIDDTAMVALTQVQKDLSLVPEPSSLAALAAGFVGLAAMLRRRR, from the coding sequence ATGAAGGGACTGAAAACGTATAGGCTGACTGCGGCCGCAGTCGTCTTTGCGTGCGTCTCATCGGTGCCCGCCGCTGATCTTTATATGTCATGGACGTGTACCCTGGACGGCTCCCTGGGGCAGGGAGCGTTTGGGCAGTTCAGCGGATCTACGGTAATCGGTGGGAACACTATCCACGACATCTATGGTGACTTCTTCTTCCCTAACGGCGTAGTCGGTAACGGCACTGGCATAGCGGTCGGAACCATCACGATCACCTGTGACGTTGTCGCGCCGGAAGGAGTGTTCATCCATGATGTGAGCATCTTCGACATCGGACAGATCGTCCCGGGCGTGCATGCAACGACGCCGTGGTACGCCTGGACAGAACTGATCCTCGACATTACTGATCCCAACAATCCGGTGACACTCATCTCGGATTCTGGGGTGGAGTACAGCCTTCCGCAGCAGCGCTACTACCAGTTCACGCCGACCCGCTTCCTCCGAATCAAGGAAGTCTACACACTGGACGGCGTGACCTACACCGATGACTTCGGCAACACCGTGATTGACGATACGGCCATGGTGGCACTGACCCAAGTTCAGAAGGACCTGTCACTGGTTCCCGAGCCGTCGTCGCTCGCGGCACTCGCGGCCGGGTTCGTCGGTCTCGCGGCGATGCTTCGCAGGAGAAGGTAG
- a CDS encoding ABC transporter substrate-binding protein, with amino-acid sequence MLIRLGHSPDSDDAFMFWGLASGKVETDLQFEHILRDIQTLNDWAEEGLLECTAVSVHAFAYLTERYALLRHGGSFGDGYGPMLVARERDVDPKEHVIAVPGLRTSAYLALQLYLPGCRVEVVSFDRIIPEVLEGRYAVGLIIHESQLTHEQEGLTLLRDLGAWWGEETGLPLPLGVNVVRRDLGPDVMQKVSDALRASIAAGLAQREEALAYALRFARGMDIETADRFVGMYVNEMTLDMGDRGLKAIREFLRRGAAAGLVPTATFEVVPL; translated from the coding sequence ATGCTGATTCGCCTTGGGCACAGCCCGGATTCCGACGACGCGTTCATGTTTTGGGGGCTCGCTTCGGGCAAGGTCGAAACCGACCTGCAGTTCGAGCACATCTTGCGGGACATTCAGACCCTGAACGACTGGGCGGAAGAGGGCCTGCTGGAGTGTACTGCTGTCTCCGTCCATGCCTTCGCGTACCTCACCGAGAGGTATGCGCTACTGCGACACGGGGGAAGCTTCGGCGATGGATACGGGCCGATGCTGGTCGCTCGCGAGCGCGACGTGGATCCGAAGGAACACGTGATCGCCGTCCCCGGGCTTCGGACCAGCGCCTACCTAGCACTACAGCTCTACCTGCCGGGTTGTCGCGTAGAGGTTGTCTCATTCGACCGTATCATCCCGGAGGTGCTCGAGGGGCGCTACGCCGTGGGGCTCATTATCCACGAAAGCCAGTTGACGCACGAGCAAGAGGGGCTGACGCTCCTACGGGACCTCGGCGCGTGGTGGGGCGAGGAGACAGGCCTTCCTCTGCCCCTGGGAGTGAACGTGGTGCGGCGGGACCTCGGCCCAGACGTTATGCAGAAGGTGTCGGATGCGCTCCGGGCCAGCATCGCGGCTGGGTTGGCCCAGCGAGAGGAGGCACTCGCGTATGCACTCCGCTTCGCGCGCGGGATGGATATTGAGACAGCGGATCGATTCGTCGGGATGTACGTGAACGAGATGACGCTGGACATGGGCGACCGTGGGTTGAAAGCTATCCGGGAGTTCCTGAGGCGTGGCGCTGCGGCTGGCCTCGTCCCAACGGCGACCTTCGAAGTCGTACCCCTGTGA